The Trichomycterus rosablanca isolate fTriRos1 chromosome 15, fTriRos1.hap1, whole genome shotgun sequence genome contains a region encoding:
- the LOC134328470 gene encoding histone H3 — MARTKQTARKSTGGKAPRKQLATKAARKSAPATGGVKKPHRYRPGTVALREIRRYQKSTELLIRKLPFQRLVREIAQDFKTDLRFQSSAVMALQEASEAYLVGLFEDTNLCAIHAKRVTIMPKDIQLARRIRGERA; from the coding sequence ATGGCAAGAACCAAGCAGACCGCTCGTAAATCCACCGGTGGTAAGGCGCCGAGGAAGCAGCTCGCCACTAAGGCTGCCCGCAAGAGCGCCCCGGCTACTGGCGGTGTGAAGAAACCTCACCGTTACAGGCCAGGTACCGTGGCTCTGCGTGAAATCCGCCGTTATCAGAAGTCCACTGAGTTGCTCATCCGCAAGCTGCCCTTCCAGCGCCTGGTTAGAGAGATCGCTCAGGACTTTAAGACCGATCTGCGCTTCCAGAGTTCTGCCGTCATGGCTCTGCAGGAGGCCAGTGAAGCTTACCTGGTCGGCCTGTTCGAGGACACCAACCTGTGCGCCATCCATGCCAAGAGAGTGACCATCATGCCTAAGGACATCCAGCTGGCCCGCCGTATTCGCGGAGAGCGGGCTTAA